A region of the Carya illinoinensis cultivar Pawnee chromosome 16, C.illinoinensisPawnee_v1, whole genome shotgun sequence genome:
ggtaatgtgaatttgttttgtTACCGAGTCATTTAgctgaaaattttaattgaattgaaAGTCCAAACTTGTCATTTCTTTCTGTTTGCTGAATACCCTTGCATTCCTTCATTTCTCATTGGTAATTTGCTCCATTTCACAGATCATTGCAAAATCACTTGATGGTCTGTCAATTGAATCGGCATCTGACTTGCAGAAAATTCTAAGAGTTGACACATACACATCGCAAGAAAGTGCATTTCAGATTCTCCAACAATTGATTCCCTTTTTCCAAAGTCGTATGGGGGCAATGCTATTTCTTATTTCTGCTTTACTTTCACGAGGACTGGTATGCTTGTCTGCCCCTGTATCTCAGGGTACCCTCGTCTCTttcttttagatattttttaaaaatataaatgtacTGATGTTTTCTCAGTTAGACTTAGAGCTCATTTTGTGATTATAAGGGTAGGAGATGGCCACctgtaaaattatcaaaattgcGCAGAAGTGTTTTctcaattttgaaaattaatggTTTGGAAAACACGAAGTTAGTGAAGTCTTTTGTTATGTATTGAGACTATCATTAACCCCAAAGCGTTAAAAATGTTAAGTCTAGCGCATCAAACTTATTCTTCTTGAATTGTTTATTCTTCTTGAATTGTTAAGTCAAGCGgatcaaatttattctttttgaatTGGATTCTATGATCCATTATTTATCAACACAATTTGTTTCCCAATTCTCGTGCACTTGCCAAAAGAGAGTATCAGATGCATATATTATACCTTCTCACAAAATACGAACAATGTGTTATGCGTAAATTAAGTCTGTTATAAGTATATGTAGAACTGTTGACATGTATTACTCTGGCTTCTTTTCAATGACTTAAATTGGCTTCATTTATTCAAGCTGTCTAAATGTATGGAAGCATCCAAATTGTAATGGATGTTCGATGAGAAATGTTTGGTATAGATTTTCTTAGTCAATATTATTGTTATCATTGTAGAAAAAGCCAGAAACCTCATCAGAAGTCCACTGCAATATTACTTTAAAGTACCATCTAGATTTCCAAGAAGCAGTTAGTCTAAGGTTTTAATGACTCAAGTGGATCTGTAGAGCCATTGAAGTATGTATAAGCCCATATCTAAAACTTTCAGTActataaaaaatacatctaaAGGTTTTAGTAATATCATGTTTACCCATTGAATCTCATAATCTGGTgtaatgatattttcaattgaATGCACTCACTGTGGTTGTTCTTCAGTTCTCTGCTTGGGTTGGCAATGTTACCAATTTATATCCAAAACTATTTTTTTGTAGGACTCTGTTCAAGCTGACAGGGATGATCCCAGCCTACCTCTAGTCACTGCTCCATTTGGGCATGCCTCTCAGGTATATAAGCCTGTGTTGACTTATCTGATTTGGTGCTTTGGCAATTGATCCGTTGGATGCTTTCCTTTATAATTCTTGTGTCACCGTTGGACCTTACATAGTATTAAGTCCTTCTCTTGAATGCTATGCAACAGGAAATTGTAAACCTACTGCTCTGCGGCCAGGCTGTCCCTAATGTGTTTGATGGTAGGATGGACTTGGGTGGTGGCATGTTTCTAAAGGGCATATTCAGAAATGTGGAAGTTGGATTCCTCACTCTGCTAGAATCTCTCAATTTCTGCAAGGTTGGACAGTTTCTGAAATGCCCAAAATGGCCAATATGGGTTGTCGGGAGTGAGTCCCATTATACAGTCATATTTTCTCTTGATACCACTGTTCAAGACGAGAATGAACTGGAAGAAAGGGAATCACAGGTACGGAAAGCTTTTGATGCTCAAGATCAGAGTGGAGGTGGTGGCTTCATTAGTGTGGAAGGCTTTCATCAAGTTCTCAGGGACACAAACATCAAGCTCACCCCTGAGAAAATTGATCACCTTTGCAACACGGGTTTTATTGTATGGAGTGAGTTCTGGCAGGTTATTTTAGATTTGGACAAGAGCTTGGGAGGTTTAAAGGATTCATCTGGATTGATGGGCAAGAAGGTGTTTGACCTTTACCATTTTAATGGGATTGCGAAATCAGATTTGAATGGCAGCCACATAACAACTGGAGGTGAAACTCCCGTGCAAAGACCGAGGCTTACAAAATTGAGGGTTTCAGTACCACCAAGGTGGACGCCTGAGGAATTCATGGCTGATGTACCAGTGTCCTCGGCTTCTGGTGGAAATGAATCTGGAGGGAAAGAGACTGAAGCTAAACCGGAGCCATCTCAGCATGCTCCTTTGGTGGACTGCATACGAACACGCTGGCCCCGTGCTACTTGCAATTGGGTGGGGGATCACCCTAGTATTGTGTGAATGATTTAATGATTGGGTCCGTTCTTAGTTGTGGGAACCATAGACAGCATGAATGGAAAAACAAGCACAGGTAAAGTGAGGATAGATTTGCTTGTTTGGTTTGATTGCGTTTCAGGGCACATGAATCGGGTCCATGAACTGGTTTTGTCAGTCTGAAATATGTGCATAGCCATTTGTACTCTATATTCTGTATGTTTGACTCCCAATTAGATTTTGATATGTCAACACAAGCAAACGGAAAGAACTTTGTGATATTCTTGTCACTTGAGTTGTAAAATTCATTCATGTCAACCTTTATCGATTAGAggaacattttctttttctttgtttgtctTCTTCTTGTTGTGGTGGGGGGGAAGGTCATAGATAAACATGAAATTTGTTCTTGCTGTTGAAGTTATTAAAATATCATGGCCTTAGCCTTTTGAGGTTTCCTTTGTCCCTTGTTTTTCTCACTCTGATGTTTTGAGTGGGAAAACGTATTGACCTGTTAACCAACTGGTACCCTTTCTACTATCTTGTTTCTtcgcagatgagatgagatgagttcagataaaaattaaaagttaaataaaatattgttagaatatatttttttattattatttttattttaagatttgaaaaagttgaattgtttattttgtgtgagaatttaaaaaaattgtaataaatagaTACGATGAGTTGATAATAATTGAGAAAACAAATCAGGCCTAAAAGGACAAAAATTTCAATTAGAATGTCGGGTCGGGTCGAGCCATCTGTTTTGGTTGGTGAACGTGAACATATATGATGATTCGAATTCGAATAAAAATTGGAGAACCTTATTGGAATTTAAAGAGATTAGTCAAGCTGAGTCAaaattttcagaaaaattaaattatttcctTTAGTTAACATCAATAAATTGCAGATTGAATACACAATTCTCTACTTGAAAAGAAGGTTTTTGTTATGAAATTCAAGTCAATTTGTtgaatgttaaattatttttatgagcattattattctttattctATGTTTTGTCACTTTCAACATGTGATATATTTGATCCATTTTAATGATTTGGAGTgataaaatttagaataaagaataatatttttctatatttattaattaaaatatataatttataaaagtaaaaatttgctaaaatagtaaaacaacctaaaaaaaaatagcaatgctacatacagtcgtagaattgcaaaagccgcgcaatcgctttgaaaaagagtgggatctacgattaaaaagt
Encoded here:
- the LOC122299631 gene encoding ubiquitin carboxyl-terminal hydrolase MINDY-3-like translates to MADQEEEDLRMALRMSMQPSPPEPKRSKPRDAPPGSPADSSMESPEAKNRRMQRELMAAAAERRMLPVRTATPMAGVRSGSTLQVDKKEGKLGVEEVSWGKELSEEEAKQLFSMVFGNEVSKDILAQWTNQGIRFSSDPETSMGLVQHEGGPCGVLAALQAYVLKYILFFPNELGSVTQNLGSRRLSTGECIASNNFPSLTEDAKARALVRSMVEILFLCGDSKSVVVATLNVITHNVEAEDGLREEIIAKSLDGLSIESASDLQKILRVDTYTSQESAFQILQQLIPFFQSRMGAMLFLISALLSRGLDSVQADRDDPSLPLVTAPFGHASQEIVNLLLCGQAVPNVFDGRMDLGGGMFLKGIFRNVEVGFLTLLESLNFCKVGQFLKCPKWPIWVVGSESHYTVIFSLDTTVQDENELEERESQVRKAFDAQDQSGGGGFISVEGFHQVLRDTNIKLTPEKIDHLCNTGFIVWSEFWQVILDLDKSLGGLKDSSGLMGKKVFDLYHFNGIAKSDLNGSHITTGGETPVQRPRLTKLRVSVPPRWTPEEFMADVPVSSASGGNESGGKETEAKPEPSQHAPLVDCIRTRWPRATCNWVGDHPSIV